The segment TCTTCCAAACACAGAGGGGTTCAGACGCTCAGTGGCTAAAACGAATGACAACTATCAGCTGCAGGTAAGAGAGAGGCCAGTTATTTTCTCACATAATAAGCAGCTCAGAGGGAGGGAGTCAAGGCTGGGGCAGTGACTCAACAAGGTCCTCACTGTTGTCTGTGTAGCTTGTGGAGGTGTTGGCTAACGGGTCAAAGGGGGCACCCCTGGCCAGCACATCTGGgttcaagacaggaagaaggaacagagctCTGCCAACTGTGTCCTTTCCCCCTTTTATCAGGAAGGCAAAAGCTTTTCTAGAAACCCTGAACAGACATCCACTCATATCTCATTGAGCAGAATTGTGTCATGAAACGCCTGGAAATGAGGAAGcctgaaaaattattttgctgccccctcccccaaagtatAATTTCAGAATAGTACAAAAGAAGACCTGGAGACAGATGAGCAATGAGCACTGTTTGCTTCGATTAGCGCTTTGCCTGAAACGGAGATTGAAATCAACTTCTTCTCCCCAGGAGTTTCTCTAATCTCCTGCAGTGTGGAGGCCATCCTCAGAGGGCAGGACCTCTCCTTCCCTGGCACAGTTGAGGGTTGGGGGTGGCTGTTGGAAGTGGCAGTCACAGGCTACAGAGCCCCTAGCCCAGACCTCTTCATCGTCTGTGATGCCACGCTGGGGCTTCTTGCCTTCCACCCTGGGCTGTGGCTTCTGAGTTCACTATGGCTTCAGCGGTCACTGGTGACATAGGGCTCTCGGAGGCAGTATCGGGTGGGGTCCTGTGGGCACCGGAGGTCCGGCCGCGCGGCTCTGGCAGGATGGCATGCCCCTCATGAAGGAGTCCCATTCCCCGCCTCAGGTCCCGCTTCCCTGGCTCGACCCGAGCCTGCTGGCTTCCTTCACTGGAGTCCTGCTGGTCTGTGTCAACGGACTCTTCTTCGGTTTCCcgtgagtctcccacacaatcTGGCAGTTTTCTTACAGAGAGTCAGAAAGGAAAACAGATCATGAGAGTCCGGACAGGTGAAGTGCAGAAGaggcatcagggaagggaggatattctaggcagagggaacccaatatgcaaaggcacagaggcatagAGTGCTTGGTGCCTTTGGGAGCTATTGGTGGCTGGTAATAGTGGGTGACATTTGGTGGAGCCGCTCTGGATCTGTGACTACTCTGGCTATTTAGAGCAGGCTTTGACGTCAGTGCGTCCTGACCAGGTGGACTGAGTCCCCCGAGAAGCTTGGGCCCCCCGGGATCAGGACTGAGTCCTTCTCTGGTCTCAGTTGCAGATGGCTGGCCCAGAGTGGGGAGTGGTTCTTTCCCATTGTCACAGGCCTCCCATTGTTCGTCCTCACCTTCAGCAGTCTGGTTTTCCTGAACTTCTCAGACTCTGACATCTTGCATCAAGGTGTGCTCTCGGGCCCTAGGTTAAGGAGGTAGCACCCTAAAGGCTCCTGCATGCAGGGATGATTCCTAAAGTGCTCCTCCCCTCTCACCTCCGTGGGTCTCAAGACCCCGTCAACCCCTATCCCCTTTGCTTGGGCCCTGCTTCTGGTGCTTCATTTCCCAAGCCACCAAGACGTGAAAAAACTGCAGTCTGGAGGCTTTCCAATTGCTCTGGAGGGGACGGCAGGGCAGGCCAGGGAGAGAAGccagctcttggcaaccactcagttctgtcttcttccttcccactgcACACACTGCTTACAGCATCAATCACAGTTCCAAAGGCCTGAGTCATCACAGACTCCTCTGGCTGGAAGTCTACCTTCCCTTGGATTGCCAGCCTCTCCGAGTTTGGTCAGCTTTCTCAGTGGGGACTAGGACTCCcctgcccccctcctccccacccttcgAGGAGCCCAGTGATGCTGCAGGGCTGTCCCCCACTCCCGGCAGCAGCAGACTGATGAAGGGCTCCTGCTGCTGCACAATCCTCTTCCCATGCCAGGCTCCAACGAACAGGGCCCCAGGACGGTGCATGTGGAATGGGTGAACCACACAGCCTTCTGCCTGCAGTGGTGCCCACAGTGCTGCTTCCACCGCCCGCCGCGGACCTACCCGTGCCCCTGGTGCAACATTTGTGTGCAGATGAACGCCCCTCTCATCTGCCCCCTTccggcccccaccccacctgcccagtACCGGGCCGGTTCAGGAGGCCCACTTGCACAGGGGACCAGCAGCAGGCCTCAAACCACTTCCGGGACTGCCAAGCCCAAGGGTGGCAGTAACTCCCAGCCAGTCTTCGTCACTCATGCAGctcactgcctccctgcctgcacctgtcctgggaggctggcccCTGCCGACCCAAAGCTCACACACCCAGGAGCATCCACATCTACGCTAAGCCTGGTCAGGCCAGGGGGAGAAAAGGCACCCCTGTCCTACCCCAGGGCTCGCTGACACTAGATGCCCCGGGGCCCCACACTGGCTGTAGGCCTGGCCCGGGGAGCTTTACCTGTCCTCTTCTGGTGTCCAGAACGCTGcccccttccctctgcccaggaCTTAGAACACCACTGCAAGTGTGTCAACAACAGCATCGGTCAGTGCAACTTTGGCTTCTTCATGCTGCCCATCCTGTCCCTATGCCTCTCCTCGGGCGCCTTGCTGGTCACCTCCATGGTCTTCCTGGTGCGCACGACTCACCTGCCCTTCTGCATGGACAGGGTCATCCCATCACCGCCAGTCTGCTGGGCCCACTTGGGGAGCAGTGCGGAGGGCGGGGACAGCCGAGTGGCGGGGTGCCAGGGGCGGAGCGATTGGTGGGCGAggttagagagagagaagggtgagGAGGACCAGTCTGGACCAGGTGAGGATGGTAGGGTCGGGGAGATGGGTGGGGCTATGAGGCACTGCGGTGAGTGGGCAATCTAGCGGGGTCTTGGATAGAGGACGCTGAGGGCGGCACGGAGACCAGGTCGGCAGGGTGGGGTGAGGTTTACCAGGagttggagggtggggagagtaTGGACTGGCTGGTCGTGGGCGGGTCCGTTAGGGCCGGAGTCGGGGTGAGGGGCGGGGCCGAGGAGGACCGTTAGGGGGGCAGCTCCTTAGCTCCAGGGCAGCATCATGGTGGCGGTACCCGCCACTGGCTCCCTGTGCCTCTCTTGGTGCTTCTGCTGATGAAGGCCAGGTCGGTGAGCGCCGCCCAGCGCTCCTACGAGGACAAGGTACGCGGGTCCCCAGGGGCGCCACGACAGCGGGCTCTGGGCAGTCACCTTGCGCCTCCAGAACCGCCACACTTTCCACTCTTTCTCCCCCACCCCTGTCCTCATGGCCTGACTTCCCTCGAAGGTGCCTCGTTAGCCCTTTAGACACAGATTCAGCTCAGATCTCACCTCCTCTAGGGGCTCGGGGGTCCCTCTCCCTCCCGGGTGCACTGTGTCGAGGGCCTAGTGAGTGTTATGCCGCGCGTGCGTTATTTTGAGCGCTGAGCTTGGAGGTGAGTAAGGCCACATCCTGCGCTCCTGTTGATAAGGAACCTGAAGTCAGAATAACTCCCGCCCTACGccctggaacactgagagaggggcctgccctgtgctgtGCAGCGCAGActcagagggaatggagagttcAGAGAGGACCGCGGTTGTAGAGCGTTTGGGGGGCAGAAGGCAGAGGGGAGGGCATTGCAGGTGAGGGGCAGAGCTTGCAAAAAGGCAGTGAAGCCTGAAAGTCTGTGGAATGTTGATAGGATGGTGAGGAGACAGTTGTAATTGGAGCAGAAAGTGGATGGGAAATCAAGTGGACTGCTAGCGACTGGCCAGATGGAAAAGGCCCAGAAAGTCAGGTGGAGCATTAGTCTTGGTTTGGTGGAAACCTGGGAGCCAGGacaggagtgattttttttttttaacatggagtaaaattcacccttttttagTGCCCAGTTATAggcgttttgacaaatgcatgcaGTTCTGCAACCATGTCCACAGTTAAGatttagaacagttccatcaccctccAAAATTCTCTGAAGCCACTTTTGTAGTTGGTTTCTCCCCATAATtgctgcccctggcaaccactgatttgtctTCTATCCCTCTTGTCTTTCCTTTTCCAGAGTCTCTTGTGAATGGAATCATAGGTTTTTGAGTCTGAtgtcttgcacttagcataatgcatttgagattcctcCATGTTGCTGCTGATAggagttctttcttcctttttcttgctgtgtACTGTTCCatcgtatggatgtaccacagcctGTTGATCCATTTGCCAATcgaaggatatttgggttgttcccGGTTTTTGGTGATCATAAAGAAAGTGGCTGTAAACATTCGTGTACAGGCATGTgagcataagttttcattttttttaagagtGGCATTGCTGGGTTATAAGGTAACTGAatgtttaacttgataagaaattgtcaaatcgtcttccaaaatggttgtacccTCTTGCAGTCCCATGAGTAATATATGAGAAATCCAGTTGCTTCTGCATCCTCACTAACATTTGGCACTGTCAGCTtttcttggtttctgtttttctatttacCTAGTCTAATAAACGTTtactggtatctcattatggtttgaatttgcatcttcttaatgactaatgatgttgagcatcttttcatgttctcatttgccacctgtatatctttgaTTAAATGTCAGTTCCAACCTTTTGTCCGTTAAAAGTATTGTGTTGTTGTCTTAGTATTGAATTtaaagagttctttctatattctggatttaaatatatgatttgcaagtattttccccCAGGCTGTGGCTTGTCATCACATTTTTTCAGAGTGTCTTTCAAAgatgagaagttttaaattttgataaagtgaatttgcagtttttttcttttgtggattgtgtttttggtgttgtaattaagaaatctttgcctaacccaaggtcactaagattttctcatccgttttcttctagaagttttatagttttagatttcctGTTTTTGCCTCTGactcattttgggttaatttttttatatgatgCAAGGTGTGGgtcaagatttattttttgcatgttggttgttccaacaccatttgttgaaaagacaatccTTTTTCCATTGAGTTGCCTTTTCACATTCCTCAAGGATCAATTGACTCTATAGGTGTGTGTATTTCTGAACTCCCTGTTCTTTTGCCActaccacactgtcttcattGGTAGCTTTCtattaagtcttgaaatcacAGAATGTGAGATTCCCACGTTGTtgtgttttttcaaatttcttttggcTATCATAGTTCCTTTcactttccatgtaaattttagaatcagcttttccTACACTTCATGTTGATCTCAtgaatcaaaatttatttatttatttatttatttatttatttgtgaggaggatcagccctgagctaacatctgtgctaatcttcctatttttgctgaggaagaccagctctgagctaacatatattgccaatcctcctcctttttttttccccaaagccccagcagatagttgtatgtcatagtttcacatccttctagttgctgtatgtgggatgcggcctcagcatggctggagaagcggtgcgtcagtgtgtgtccagaacctgaacccgggcctccagtagtggagcgcgcgcacttaaccgctaagccacggggctggcccaaaatttATGTCTTTACATTTGACATTTTGATTGTCAATTTagtcaaacaatttttttttccctaggaagattcaccctgaggtagCATCCATggtatcctcctctattttgtggtTTGTGGACCGCTAGCACAGTGTGGCCGTTAAcagagtggtataggtctgcgcccgggaacctAACCCAAGCCACCAAAACCGAgcagccgaacttaaccactaggcgacTAGGGCTGACCCTAGTCAAACTCTTTTAggcatttaattaaaattttgattagAACACTAGTTTCGCTTAaatctttaaacactttaaag is part of the Diceros bicornis minor isolate mBicDic1 chromosome 15, mDicBic1.mat.cur, whole genome shotgun sequence genome and harbors:
- the LOC131414598 gene encoding palmitoyltransferase ZDHHC19-like: MPLMKESHSPPQVPLPWLDPSLLASFTGVLLVCVNGLFFGFPCRWLAQSGEWFFPIVTGLPLFVLTFSSLVFLNFSDSDILHQGSNEQGPRTVHVEWVNHTAFCLQWCPQCCFHRPPRTYPCPWCNICVQMNDLEHHCKCVNNSIGQCNFGFFMLPILSLCLSSGALLVTSMVFLVRTTHLPFCMDRALSILVIVPPGGFLVPLLVLLLMKARSVSAAQHSYEDKGLRTFRPFSPAPLLMA